One part of the Streptomyces lienomycini genome encodes these proteins:
- a CDS encoding DNA/RNA non-specific endonuclease — translation MRPFSLFTRLQRAAVPLLAVLALGVTTTAMAPVSEASAAAPRTVDRIKAAAPANPPAPVETEPLRVTPGEHCTPTPTGSRERRAGAVESCVTMRAAPKAPTGAQQDLAGAQSTAAADPVDSASCAITKPGTWTFNRFGYCVTGLTVLYVLKDSNGKEVGTGTLEVLTSALLPAADTTWNEHVTVTMTGATGAVTSLIAKFRSSCSAGCTATKNAPWYGGAMVKGDSRNGHVSYSSSPAPGTKTEFTTSYMLYVSYPGATITDPSASWSNPKEIRCDDDVRDATSTGTPSPGCVVPSIMPTVEMDGTAGAAAVGYQWAQQNLADGWGAAKPLTRAKSGISDRTSRTCGGSDPFQPMPNVVANDSCGTFPFAATHEGGTDGSLCSEIVLKDTGGGWAVQQLGNADPSRPCVRAHIPQAANQAAEAQLSDGFVDQRVLEAEQFLLKITDSTAVRQGACLQTLPTGSVRAGDGWIENTTQAVDEVNKTTTPNGPGTRAAKATACLGKNLDGGSDASGDITGWQDAQLYRDTYAPKAGLARCHLIPNVLGGKGQILDGGQDNLVPCWQSGMNTGTPSMRTFEQAAQKLVKEDTNFKATDALFYQVTPDYRDDTSTIPLGVTMTATVQRADGTSQPLFPEVYIPNTKGNTGTLNLGN, via the coding sequence ATGCGACCATTCTCGCTGTTCACCCGGCTCCAACGGGCGGCCGTCCCGTTGCTGGCCGTCCTGGCCCTCGGTGTCACCACCACCGCGATGGCGCCGGTCTCCGAGGCGTCCGCCGCGGCCCCCCGCACGGTGGACCGGATCAAAGCGGCAGCCCCGGCCAACCCCCCGGCCCCGGTGGAGACGGAGCCCCTCCGCGTCACCCCCGGGGAACACTGCACGCCCACTCCCACCGGTTCCCGCGAGCGCAGGGCGGGCGCGGTGGAGTCCTGCGTCACCATGAGAGCCGCGCCGAAGGCGCCGACCGGGGCGCAACAGGACCTCGCCGGAGCGCAGTCGACGGCCGCGGCCGACCCCGTCGACTCGGCCAGCTGTGCGATCACCAAGCCGGGAACCTGGACCTTCAACCGGTTCGGCTACTGCGTGACCGGCCTCACCGTCCTGTACGTACTCAAGGACAGCAACGGCAAGGAGGTCGGCACCGGCACCCTGGAGGTGCTCACCAGTGCCCTCCTGCCCGCCGCGGACACAACGTGGAACGAGCACGTCACCGTGACGATGACCGGCGCGACCGGCGCCGTGACGTCCCTGATCGCGAAGTTCAGGTCCTCGTGCTCGGCCGGCTGCACGGCCACCAAGAACGCTCCGTGGTACGGGGGCGCCATGGTCAAGGGCGACTCCCGCAACGGCCATGTCTCCTACTCCTCGTCACCGGCCCCCGGCACGAAGACCGAGTTCACGACGTCGTACATGCTGTACGTGTCCTATCCCGGCGCCACGATCACGGACCCGAGCGCCTCCTGGAGCAATCCAAAGGAGATCCGCTGCGACGACGACGTCCGCGACGCCACGTCCACCGGCACGCCCAGCCCCGGCTGCGTGGTGCCCAGCATCATGCCGACCGTCGAGATGGACGGCACGGCGGGTGCCGCGGCGGTCGGATACCAGTGGGCTCAGCAGAACCTCGCCGACGGCTGGGGGGCCGCCAAGCCGCTGACGCGTGCGAAGAGCGGCATCTCCGACCGCACCAGTCGCACCTGCGGGGGGTCCGACCCCTTCCAGCCGATGCCGAACGTCGTCGCGAACGACAGCTGTGGCACGTTCCCCTTCGCGGCCACCCATGAGGGAGGAACCGACGGTTCCCTGTGCAGCGAGATCGTCCTCAAGGACACCGGTGGCGGCTGGGCCGTCCAGCAGTTGGGGAACGCGGACCCCAGCAGGCCCTGCGTGCGCGCCCACATACCGCAAGCTGCCAACCAGGCCGCCGAGGCCCAGCTCTCCGACGGCTTCGTGGACCAGCGGGTTCTGGAGGCCGAGCAGTTCCTGTTGAAGATCACGGACTCCACCGCCGTCCGGCAGGGCGCCTGTCTGCAGACCTTGCCGACCGGATCGGTCCGGGCCGGTGACGGATGGATCGAGAACACCACCCAGGCCGTCGACGAGGTCAACAAGACCACCACACCGAACGGACCCGGCACCCGCGCGGCCAAGGCGACGGCCTGCCTGGGGAAGAACCTCGACGGCGGCTCCGACGCCTCCGGTGACATCACCGGATGGCAGGACGCGCAGCTGTACCGCGACACCTACGCTCCGAAGGCCGGCCTCGCCCGCTGTCACCTGATACCCAACGTACTCGGCGGCAAGGGCCAGATACTGGACGGCGGGCAGGACAATCTCGTCCCCTGCTGGCAGTCCGGCATGAACACCGGCACGCCCAGCATGCGGACCTTCGAGCAGGCGGCACAGAAGCTGGTGAAGGAGGACACCAACTTCAAGGCCACCGACGCCCTCTTCTACCAGGTGACACCCGACTACCGGGACGACACCAGCACCATCCCCCTCGGGGTCACCATGACCGCTACAGTGCAGCGGGCGGACGGGACGTCGCAACCGCTGTTCCCCGAGGTCTACATCCCCAACACGAAGGGCAACACCGGGACACTCAACCTCGGGAACTGA
- a CDS encoding helix-turn-helix transcriptional regulator, with protein sequence MAVDSADAAEIRSALVRLRRTTGLPVAFGGLLESGRRQVRISELSGTATAALSALAVTSGNGLGGRAVALCRPCAVTDYSVSRQISHEYDLPVAVEGLRSVLAVPVVVRRRVRGVLYGALRTAQPLGDRTLSAAVAAARDTEQALLLRDEADELLAAAAPRAAHAPAHDPAGGAAWEQVREAHAALRALAPRITDPALREELLRACGLLAAGTGPLPGPRLAPREVDVLACVAAGATNGTAAERLGVGPETVKSYLRSAMRKLGARTRTEAVATARRTGWLP encoded by the coding sequence GTGGCGGTGGACTCGGCGGACGCGGCTGAGATCCGCAGCGCGCTGGTGCGGCTGCGGCGCACGACCGGGCTGCCGGTGGCCTTCGGCGGCCTCCTGGAGTCCGGGCGGCGCCAGGTGCGCATCAGCGAGCTGAGCGGTACGGCCACGGCCGCGCTCAGCGCCCTCGCGGTGACCTCGGGCAACGGCCTGGGCGGCAGGGCGGTGGCGCTGTGCCGGCCGTGCGCCGTGACGGACTACTCGGTCTCCCGGCAGATCAGCCACGAGTACGACCTCCCCGTCGCCGTCGAGGGCCTGCGCTCGGTCCTGGCGGTGCCGGTGGTCGTACGGCGCCGGGTGCGCGGCGTGCTGTACGGCGCCCTGCGCACGGCCCAGCCGCTGGGCGACCGCACGCTGAGCGCGGCCGTGGCGGCGGCGCGGGACACGGAGCAGGCGCTGCTGCTGCGGGACGAGGCGGACGAGTTGCTGGCGGCGGCCGCACCGCGGGCGGCGCACGCGCCCGCGCACGATCCGGCGGGCGGCGCGGCCTGGGAGCAGGTGCGGGAGGCGCACGCGGCGCTGCGGGCGCTGGCGCCGAGGATCACGGACCCAGCGCTGCGGGAGGAGTTGCTGCGCGCGTGCGGCCTGCTGGCGGCGGGGACCGGGCCCCTCCCGGGGCCGCGGCTGGCTCCGCGCGAGGTGGACGTGCTGGCCTGCGTGGCGGCGGGCGCGACGAACGGGACCGCGGCAGAGCGCCTCGGGGTGGGCCCGGAGACCGTCAAGAGCTATCTGCGCTCGGCGATGCGCAAGCTGGGCGCCCGCACCCGCACGGAGGCCGTCGCGACCGCCCGCCGGACGGGGTGGCTGCCGTAG
- a CDS encoding winged helix DNA-binding domain-containing protein, with protein sequence MTTKAGTTAPVLGIRALNRATLARQLLLRRASMPTEAAVAHLVGLQAQNAKPPYYALAARLDGFTPEDLSVPMADRRVARLVTLRSTIHTHTADDCLTLRPLVQAARDRELGTFRKGLTGVDLDRLARLARELVEAEPRTMGQLREALLAEWPDADPQALAVAARCRLPLVQVTPRGLWGRSGQVALTTAEHWLGRPARPASAPAPAPDDTVLRYLAAFGPASVKDMQTWAGLTRLRDAFERLRPRLLTFRAPDGTELLDLPDAPRPDPDTPAPPRFLPEFDNLLLSHADRTRLVPPAYKGRTWRKNQAYRVLLVDGFVAGLWKLEDDALVVEPFDRPTKRQWDEITAEGERMLATMHTSAAYDIRVGTVRG encoded by the coding sequence ATGACGACCAAGGCAGGAACGACCGCCCCCGTCCTCGGCATCCGCGCCCTCAACCGGGCCACCCTGGCCCGCCAGTTGCTGCTGCGCCGCGCGTCGATGCCGACGGAGGCCGCCGTCGCGCACCTCGTCGGGCTCCAGGCCCAAAACGCGAAGCCCCCGTACTACGCGCTCGCCGCCCGGCTCGACGGCTTCACGCCCGAGGACCTGTCCGTGCCGATGGCCGACCGCCGCGTCGCCCGGCTCGTCACCCTGCGCTCCACCATCCACACCCACACCGCCGACGACTGCCTCACCCTGCGGCCCCTGGTGCAGGCCGCTCGCGACCGGGAGCTGGGCACCTTCCGCAAGGGCCTGACGGGCGTCGACCTGGACCGCCTCGCCCGCCTGGCCCGCGAACTGGTCGAGGCCGAGCCGCGGACCATGGGGCAGTTGCGCGAAGCCCTCCTCGCCGAGTGGCCCGACGCCGACCCGCAGGCCCTGGCCGTCGCCGCCCGCTGCCGTCTCCCGCTCGTGCAGGTCACGCCGCGCGGACTGTGGGGCCGCAGCGGCCAGGTCGCGCTCACCACCGCCGAGCACTGGCTCGGACGCCCCGCGCGGCCGGCATCCGCGCCGGCACCGGCGCCGGACGACACCGTGCTGCGCTACCTCGCCGCCTTCGGACCCGCGTCCGTGAAGGACATGCAGACCTGGGCGGGCCTGACCCGCCTCCGGGACGCCTTCGAACGCCTCCGGCCCCGCCTCCTCACCTTCCGGGCCCCGGACGGCACCGAACTCCTCGACCTCCCCGACGCGCCGCGCCCCGACCCGGACACCCCGGCCCCGCCGCGGTTCCTGCCCGAGTTCGACAACCTGCTCCTCTCCCACGCCGACCGCACCCGCCTCGTCCCGCCCGCGTACAAGGGCCGCACCTGGCGGAAGAACCAGGCCTACCGCGTCCTGCTCGTCGACGGCTTCGTGGCCGGACTGTGGAAGCTCGAGGACGACGCCCTCGTCGTCGAACCCTTCGACCGTCCCACGAAGCGGCAGTGGGACGAGATCACGGCCGAGGGCGAGCGGATGCTCGCGACGATGCACACCTCAGCCGCGTACGACATCCGCGTCGGGACCGTACGCGGCTGA
- the lbuL gene encoding linear/branched/unsaturated fatty acid:CoA ligase LbuL encodes MTEPSYAHGTSTTPLLGDTVGADLARAIAAHPDREALVDVPSGRRWTYAEFGAAVDQVARGLLAKGVTKGDRVGIWAVNCPEWVLVQYATARIGVIMVNVNPAYRAHELEFVLQQSGATLLVASLAHKSSDYRAIVDQVRGRCPALRETVHIGDPSWDALTAGAAAVEQERVDALAAELSCDDPVNIQYTSGTTGFPKGAVLSHHNILNNGYWVGRTVGYTEQDRVCLPVPFYHCFGMVMGNLGATSHGACIVIPAPSFEPVATLEAVQRERCTSLYGVPTMFIAELNLPDFASYDLTSLRTGIMAGSPCPVEVMKRVVAEMHMEQVSICYGMTETSPVSLQTRMDDDLEHRTGTVGRVLPHIEVKVVDPVTGTTLPRGDAGELRTRGYSVMLGYWQEPERTAEAIDQGRWMHTGDLAVMREDGYVEIVGRIKDVIIRGGENIYPREVEEFLYAHPKIADVQVVGVPHERYGEEALACVVVRDAADPLTLEELREYCDGQLAHYKVPTRLQLLDSFPMTVSGKVRKVELRERYGERA; translated from the coding sequence GTGACCGAACCCTCCTACGCCCACGGGACCAGCACCACCCCGCTCCTCGGCGACACGGTCGGCGCCGATCTCGCCCGTGCGATCGCCGCCCACCCGGACCGCGAGGCCCTGGTCGACGTACCGTCCGGACGGCGCTGGACCTACGCCGAGTTCGGCGCCGCCGTCGACCAGGTGGCGCGGGGACTGCTCGCCAAGGGCGTCACCAAGGGCGACCGGGTCGGCATCTGGGCGGTCAACTGCCCCGAGTGGGTCCTCGTCCAGTACGCCACCGCCCGCATCGGCGTCATCATGGTGAACGTCAACCCCGCCTACCGGGCGCACGAGTTGGAGTTCGTCCTCCAGCAGTCCGGCGCCACCCTGCTGGTCGCCTCCCTCGCCCACAAGAGCAGCGACTACCGGGCGATCGTCGACCAGGTCCGCGGCCGGTGCCCCGCGCTGCGCGAGACCGTCCACATCGGCGACCCGTCCTGGGACGCGCTCACCGCGGGCGCCGCCGCGGTGGAGCAGGAGCGGGTCGACGCCCTCGCCGCCGAGCTGAGCTGCGACGACCCGGTCAACATCCAGTACACCTCCGGCACCACCGGCTTCCCCAAGGGTGCCGTCCTCTCCCACCACAACATCCTCAACAACGGCTACTGGGTGGGCCGTACGGTCGGCTACACCGAGCAGGACCGGGTGTGCCTGCCGGTGCCCTTCTACCACTGCTTCGGCATGGTGATGGGGAATCTGGGGGCCACCTCCCACGGCGCCTGCATCGTCATCCCCGCCCCGTCCTTCGAGCCGGTGGCCACGCTGGAGGCGGTGCAGCGGGAGCGCTGCACGTCCCTGTACGGCGTCCCGACCATGTTCATCGCGGAGCTGAACCTGCCGGACTTCGCCTCCTACGACCTCACCTCCCTGCGCACCGGCATCATGGCGGGCTCGCCCTGCCCGGTGGAGGTGATGAAGCGGGTGGTCGCCGAGATGCACATGGAGCAGGTCTCCATCTGCTACGGCATGACCGAGACCTCCCCGGTCTCCCTGCAGACCCGCATGGACGACGACCTCGAACACCGCACCGGCACCGTCGGCCGCGTCCTGCCGCACATCGAGGTCAAGGTCGTCGACCCGGTCACCGGCACGACCCTGCCGCGCGGCGACGCGGGCGAACTGCGCACCCGGGGCTACAGCGTGATGCTCGGCTACTGGCAGGAGCCGGAGCGGACCGCCGAGGCGATCGACCAGGGCCGCTGGATGCACACCGGGGACCTCGCGGTGATGCGCGAGGACGGGTACGTGGAGATCGTCGGCCGCATCAAGGACGTGATCATCCGGGGCGGCGAGAACATCTACCCGCGCGAGGTCGAGGAGTTCCTGTACGCCCACCCGAAGATCGCGGACGTCCAGGTCGTCGGCGTACCGCACGAGCGCTACGGCGAGGAGGCCCTCGCCTGCGTCGTCGTGCGCGACGCGGCCGACCCGCTCACCCTGGAGGAGCTGCGGGAGTACTGCGACGGGCAGCTCGCCCACTACAAGGTCCCCACCCGCCTCCAACTCCTGGACTCCTTCCCGATGACCGTCTCGGGGAAGGTGCGCAAGGTGGAGCTGCGGGAGCGGTACGGAGAGCGCGCCTGA
- a CDS encoding AMP-binding protein, whose amino-acid sequence MTTATELFRSARDFLLEHREDYTAAYEGFTWPRPDHFNWALDWFDVIADGNERTALHIVEEDGTEVRVSFAEMSARSDRVANRLREWGVGPEDRVLVMLGNQAELWETALAAMKLRAVVIPATTLLGPADLRDRVDRGRVKHVIVRSEDTGKFDDVPGDYTRVAVGGGATAPGWQRYEDVYTASDTFVPDGPTAADDPLMLYFTSGTTARPKLVEHTHVSYPVGHLATMYWIGLKPGDVHLNISSPGWAKHAWSNLFAPWNAEATVFLHNYTRFDAARLMAEMDRAGVTTFCAPPTVWRMLIQADLTQLATPPREVVAAGEPLNPEVIEQVRRSWGRTIRDGFGQTETAVQVSNSPGQVLKTGSMGRPSPGYRVELLDPVTGAPGVDEGEIALDLSAGPVGLMTGYHGDPDRTAEAMAGGYYRTGDIGSRDADGYLTYVGRSDDVFKASDYKISPFELESALLEHEAVAEAAVVPAPDDLRLAVPKAYIVLAAGWEPGPDTAKVLFEHSRRVLAPYKRVRRLEFGELPKTVSGKIRRIELREATAAGSTDEHREEDFR is encoded by the coding sequence ATGACGACGGCCACGGAGCTGTTCCGCAGCGCACGGGACTTCCTGCTGGAGCACCGCGAGGACTACACCGCCGCCTACGAGGGCTTCACCTGGCCCCGCCCCGACCACTTCAACTGGGCGCTGGACTGGTTCGACGTCATCGCCGACGGCAACGAGCGCACCGCCCTGCACATCGTCGAGGAGGACGGCACAGAGGTCCGCGTCTCCTTCGCCGAGATGTCCGCCCGCTCCGACCGCGTCGCGAACCGCCTGCGCGAGTGGGGCGTCGGCCCGGAGGACCGGGTCCTCGTCATGCTCGGCAACCAGGCCGAACTGTGGGAGACCGCGCTCGCGGCGATGAAGCTGCGCGCCGTCGTCATCCCGGCCACCACCCTGCTCGGCCCCGCCGACCTGCGCGACCGCGTCGACCGCGGCCGGGTGAAGCACGTGATCGTCCGCTCCGAGGACACCGGCAAGTTCGACGACGTACCCGGCGACTACACGCGCGTCGCGGTCGGCGGCGGTGCGACGGCACCCGGCTGGCAGCGGTACGAGGACGTGTACACCGCCTCCGACACCTTCGTCCCGGACGGCCCGACCGCCGCCGACGACCCGCTGATGCTGTACTTCACCTCCGGCACCACCGCCCGGCCCAAGCTGGTCGAGCACACCCACGTGTCGTACCCCGTCGGGCACCTGGCGACCATGTACTGGATCGGGCTGAAACCCGGCGACGTGCACCTGAACATCTCCTCGCCCGGCTGGGCCAAGCACGCCTGGTCCAACCTGTTCGCGCCGTGGAACGCCGAGGCGACCGTCTTCCTGCACAACTACACCCGGTTCGACGCGGCCCGGCTGATGGCCGAGATGGACCGGGCCGGCGTGACCACCTTCTGCGCCCCGCCCACCGTGTGGCGCATGCTCATCCAGGCCGACCTGACGCAGCTCGCCACCCCGCCGCGGGAGGTCGTCGCCGCCGGTGAGCCGCTCAACCCCGAGGTGATCGAACAGGTCCGCCGCTCCTGGGGCCGGACCATCAGGGACGGCTTCGGGCAGACCGAGACCGCCGTCCAGGTCTCCAACAGCCCCGGACAGGTGCTGAAGACGGGCTCCATGGGCCGCCCCAGTCCCGGCTACCGGGTGGAGCTCCTCGACCCGGTGACCGGCGCACCGGGCGTCGACGAGGGCGAGATCGCCCTGGACCTGTCCGCCGGTCCCGTCGGCCTGATGACCGGCTACCACGGCGACCCTGACCGCACGGCCGAGGCGATGGCCGGCGGCTACTACCGCACCGGGGACATCGGCTCGCGGGACGCCGACGGATACCTGACGTACGTCGGACGCAGCGACGACGTCTTCAAGGCCTCCGACTACAAGATCTCCCCGTTCGAGCTGGAGAGCGCCCTGCTGGAGCACGAGGCGGTCGCCGAGGCGGCGGTCGTGCCGGCCCCCGACGACCTGCGGTTGGCCGTACCCAAGGCCTACATCGTGCTGGCGGCGGGCTGGGAGCCCGGCCCGGACACCGCGAAGGTGCTCTTCGAGCACTCCCGCCGGGTCCTCGCCCCCTACAAGCGGGTGCGCCGCCTGGAGTTCGGCGAACTGCCCAAGACCGTCTCCGGCAAGATCCGCCGCATCGAACTGCGCGAGGCCACCGCCGCCGGTTCCACCGACGAGCACCGCGAGGAGGACTTCCGGTGA